One Malaclemys terrapin pileata isolate rMalTer1 chromosome 21, rMalTer1.hap1, whole genome shotgun sequence DNA window includes the following coding sequences:
- the LOC128826825 gene encoding intelectin-like protein isoform X1: MLKSAVRHLSDTGTGNQSTMKQLALLLLLISVTRATPCAESVGVAELKLAIRDLLENWEDTSCSQSGQSGQSYQSLPRSCKEIKATRARAGDGIYTLRTENGETYQTFCDMTTKGGGWTLVASVHENNIYGKCTNGDRWSSQQGSDVNYPEGDGNWANYNTFGSAVGSTSDDYKNPGYYDLQAQDLSVWHVTNKTPLKEWKNKSILRYHTETSFLSSEGGNLLKLYQKYPVKYGTGVCKTDNGPAVPVIYDYGDAQQTANYYSPNGRNEFVPGYIQFRVFNTEKAAMALCAGVKVTGCNTEHHCLGGGGFFPEGNPIQCSDFPAFAWDGYGTHQHWSVSKEMIESAVLLFYR, encoded by the exons ATGCTGAAATCTGCTGTTAGACACCTCAGCGACACTGGAACTGGGAATCAA TCAACAATGAAGCAACTCgctctcctgctgctcctcaTCTCAGTGACCAGGGCGACCCCTTGCG CCGAGAGCGTGGGTGTTGCTGAACTGAAACTCGCCATCCGTGACCTGCTGGAGAACTGGGAAGACACGTCCTGCTCCCAGAGTGGCCAGAGCGGCCAGAGCTACCAGAGCCTGCCCCGCAGCTGCAAGGAAATTAAAGCCACCCGGGCCAGGGCTGGAG aTGGGATTTACACCCTGCGCACCGAGAACGGCGAGACCTACCAGACCTTCTGCGACATGACCACTAAGGGGGGCGGCTGGACCCTGGTGGCCAGCGTGCACGAGAACAACATCTATGGCAAGTGCACCAATGGCGATCGCTGGTCCAGCCAGCAGGGGAGCGACGTCAACTACCCAGAGGGAGACGGCAACTGGGCCAATTACAACACCTTCGGCTCTGCGGTGGGCTCCACCAGCGATGACTACAAG AACCCTGGTTATTATGATCTCCAAGCCCAGGACCTGTCTGTGTGGCACGTAACTAACAAGACGCCTCTGAAGGAATGGAAGAACAAGTCCATCCTGAGGTACCACACCGAGACCAGCTTCCTGTCCTCAGAAGGGGGGAACCTCCTCAAACTCTACCAG AAATACCCAGTGAAATACGGCACCGGCGTCTGCAAGACTGACAATGGCCCCGCCGTGCCCGTCATCTACGACTATGGCGATGCCCAGCAAACCGCCAACTATTACTCTCCAAACGGCCGAA ATGAATTCGTCCCCGGCTACATCCAGTTCCGCGTGTTTAATACTGAGAAGGCGGCCatggctctgtgtgctggggtGAAAGTCACCGGCTGTAACACCGAGCAT CACTGCCTGGGTGGAGGAGGGTTCTTCCCAGAAGGGAACCCGATTCAGTGCAGCGATTTTCCTGCCTTTGCCTGGGATGGCTATGGAACCCATCAACACTGGAGTGTATCCAAGGAGATGATTGAATCCGCAGTGCTGCTGTTCTACCGCTGA
- the LOC128826825 gene encoding intelectin-like protein isoform X2, with translation MKQLALLLLLISVTRATPCAESVGVAELKLAIRDLLENWEDTSCSQSGQSGQSYQSLPRSCKEIKATRARAGDGIYTLRTENGETYQTFCDMTTKGGGWTLVASVHENNIYGKCTNGDRWSSQQGSDVNYPEGDGNWANYNTFGSAVGSTSDDYKNPGYYDLQAQDLSVWHVTNKTPLKEWKNKSILRYHTETSFLSSEGGNLLKLYQKYPVKYGTGVCKTDNGPAVPVIYDYGDAQQTANYYSPNGRNEFVPGYIQFRVFNTEKAAMALCAGVKVTGCNTEHHCLGGGGFFPEGNPIQCSDFPAFAWDGYGTHQHWSVSKEMIESAVLLFYR, from the exons ATGAAGCAACTCgctctcctgctgctcctcaTCTCAGTGACCAGGGCGACCCCTTGCG CCGAGAGCGTGGGTGTTGCTGAACTGAAACTCGCCATCCGTGACCTGCTGGAGAACTGGGAAGACACGTCCTGCTCCCAGAGTGGCCAGAGCGGCCAGAGCTACCAGAGCCTGCCCCGCAGCTGCAAGGAAATTAAAGCCACCCGGGCCAGGGCTGGAG aTGGGATTTACACCCTGCGCACCGAGAACGGCGAGACCTACCAGACCTTCTGCGACATGACCACTAAGGGGGGCGGCTGGACCCTGGTGGCCAGCGTGCACGAGAACAACATCTATGGCAAGTGCACCAATGGCGATCGCTGGTCCAGCCAGCAGGGGAGCGACGTCAACTACCCAGAGGGAGACGGCAACTGGGCCAATTACAACACCTTCGGCTCTGCGGTGGGCTCCACCAGCGATGACTACAAG AACCCTGGTTATTATGATCTCCAAGCCCAGGACCTGTCTGTGTGGCACGTAACTAACAAGACGCCTCTGAAGGAATGGAAGAACAAGTCCATCCTGAGGTACCACACCGAGACCAGCTTCCTGTCCTCAGAAGGGGGGAACCTCCTCAAACTCTACCAG AAATACCCAGTGAAATACGGCACCGGCGTCTGCAAGACTGACAATGGCCCCGCCGTGCCCGTCATCTACGACTATGGCGATGCCCAGCAAACCGCCAACTATTACTCTCCAAACGGCCGAA ATGAATTCGTCCCCGGCTACATCCAGTTCCGCGTGTTTAATACTGAGAAGGCGGCCatggctctgtgtgctggggtGAAAGTCACCGGCTGTAACACCGAGCAT CACTGCCTGGGTGGAGGAGGGTTCTTCCCAGAAGGGAACCCGATTCAGTGCAGCGATTTTCCTGCCTTTGCCTGGGATGGCTATGGAACCCATCAACACTGGAGTGTATCCAAGGAGATGATTGAATCCGCAGTGCTGCTGTTCTACCGCTGA
- the LOC128827488 gene encoding interferon-inducible GTPase 5-like has product MRVSAVQHSQELRQELAFPSVRQGLQQLARADMASQSSEDIIKLSREELEALKAAFEEGNLAGVASRLQEMLESLESIQLDVGITGETGSGKSSFVNALRGLGDEDAGAARTGVVETTREPTPYQHPWYPNVTIWDLPGIDTPDFHPDAYQEQVGFSRYDIFFIIASQRFTANHAALACHIQAMDKNFYFVRSKVDVDLDSSLKRRPSSYSEVGVLQEIRQNCLEGLRAQGIHSPQVFLLSAFDLSKYDFHLLGETLERELSHHKRHAFLMALPNISLHILEKKKAAMLKQMWLVSTMACGVHATPIPGLLISCDVDILARTLQGYCKSFGLDDDSLEKLAAKVGQPVGQMKAVIEAPLAQEISNSLVVQLLIQAGGKVPKLSKEVLRSVPVLGSMASGALSFATAYKMLRSFMDEVTASVQRVLIKAFEVDAEK; this is encoded by the coding sequence ATGAGGGTTTCAGCGGTTCAGCATTCCCAGGAACTCAGACAAGAACTGGCTTTTCCCTCTGTAagacaggggctgcagcagcttgCCAGAGCCGACATGGCCTCACAGAGCAGTGAGGACATCATCAAGCTGTCGAGGGAGGAGCTGGAGGCCCTGAAAGCTGCCTTTGAGGAGGGGAACCTCGCCGGAGTAGCCTCCAGGCTGCAGGAAATGTTGGAGTCGCTGGAGAGCATCCAGTTGGATGTGGGCATCACGGGCGAGACCGGCTCCGGGAAGTCGTCCTTTGTCAAcgccctgcggggcctgggcgATGAGGATGCAGGTGCCGCCCGCACCGGTGTGGTGGAGACCACCAGGGAGCCGACTCCATACCAGCATCCCTGGTACCCCAACGTGACCATCTGGGACCTGCCGGGGATCGATACACCCGATTTCCACCCCGATGCCTACCAGGAGCAGGTCGGCTTCTCGCGCTACGACATCTTCTTCATCATCGCCTCGCAGCGCTTCACCGCCAACCACGCTGCTCTGGCCTGCCACATCCAGGCCATGGACAAGAACTTCTACTTTGTCCGCTCCAAGGTGGATGTAGACCTGGATTCCTCCCTCAAGCGCCGGCCATCCAGCTACAGCgaggtgggggtgctgcaggagATCCGACAGAACTGCCTGGAGGGTCTGCGGGCCCAAGGCATCCACTCGCCCCAAGTCTTCCTCCTCTCGGCTTTTGATCTCAGCAAGTACGACTTTCACCTCCTGGGGGAGACGCTGGAAAGGGAGCTGAGCCACCACAAGCGGCATGCCTTCCTGATGGCCCTGCCCAACATCTCCCTGCACATCCTGGAGAAGAAGAAGGCTGCCATGCTGAAGCAGATGTGGCTGGTCTCCACCATGGCCTGTGGTGTCCACGCCACGCCCATCCCAGGGCTCCTGATCTCCTGCGATGTGGACATCCTGGCCAGGACCCTGCAAGGTTACTGCAAGAGCTTTGGCCTGGATGACGACTCTCTGGAGAAGCTGGCAGCAAAAGTGGGGCAGCCGGTGGGACAGATGAAGGCTGTTATCGAGGCACCACTGGCCCAGGAGATCTCCAACAGCCTGGTGGTGCAGCTGCTGATACAGGCAGGTGGCAAGGTGCCAAAGCTATCCAAGGAGGTGCTGCGCTCTgtccctgtgctgggctccatGGCCTCTGGAGCACTGTCTTTTGCCACCGCTTACAAGATGCTGAGGAGTTTCATGGATGAGGTGACTGCCAGTGTCCAGAGGGTGCTGATCAAAGCCTTCGAGGTGGATGCTGAGAAATga